catgttaaaaaaaataatacactttgtgacttcaataataaatatggcactgccatgttggcatttttttccataacttgagttgatttattttgggaaaaccttgttacattgtttaatgcatccagcggggcatcacaacaaaattaggcataataatgtgttcattccacgactgtatatatcggtagatattggaatcagtaattaagagttggacaatatcggcaaaaaaggcattatcggacatctctaagtaaaacatcaatatagTATTAGTTTTCCAagttttgttgaaatcctgtgcttttttaggTTAAAAGTTGCACGAAACACTTAAAACTTACAAAAATCTACAATTTGATTCAATGCTGTTGAAAAAAATACGCCTCAAAACCTTGCAACCTTTTGCTgctactttctgaaaaagctgccagAAGTTCAGGCATTTTAACCggaaacaataacaacaaaaaaaagcctgCGAAATCCCGGAGAGACTGATGGTAGCCTTTTTTACTTTCAGTGCTGTAGTCGTGGTGTTTTAGCTCAATGACTATCTCTCAgcattgtaaatgtaaaaagtaaataaactaTTCAGTTAGCTAGTTTTACAATCCAGTATAAATATTTGCATCAGCTCACCGGCTCCTCCCCCTCACAGCTCGTCCACCTCCTCCAGCTTGTGGCTGAGGATCACGTCATGGCCCTGGAAGAGCATGTAGCCAGAAAACTTCTTCTTCTGCAGCAGCATGGGGAACCACATGATGTCGTCGGGCCACATTTGGCTGTAGGGGATTTTGTCCCAGTCGAACCACTGGGGTCTCATTTCTatagcacaaaaaaaataaattataacatgTTGATTTTCCTGGAGTAGAATAGATTTAGAACTGTGTGGTGTTGTGGAAAATGTACCTTCGGTTTCAATTGGTTCTCCGTTGTACGAGTCCGCTCTAAAAATATGAACGTCCAGCAGCTGCGTCTCTCCGACAAATTCAAACTTTATATTTCCCACCTTTTCGAGAGCATCCACTGTGAGGCCACTTTCTTCAAGGAGTTCTCTGAAAAAAGGCGCAAGTAATATAAAGTTATGTTTTAGCATTTTAATTTGTCTTACGATTCAACTTTATTCACACTCAAATGGTTTATGAACAAAGCAATACAACATCTGACATAGAAGGCACAATATTGTTTCTTTCAATGTACTTACTAATATACAGTatcagggtgtccaaagtgtggcccgggggccatttgcagcccgcagtgCATTCtataaatactagagatgtccgataatggcttttttgccgatatccgatattccccaactcttatttaccgattccgatatcaacccatatctatatatacagtcgtggaattaacacattacagtgtttcccacacattcatttatttgtggcggcccgccacgaaagaattacgtccgccacaaataaataaaatgtttttttgtcctttccagcttctcaggcaaatcatatacttgatgtagatgcccatataggctgttcagatttactttacaaaagagaagtgtaggatacttctcttgttgccttatttgtatttgaccactactgttttctgtttatttgttactgactgtggcaggacacctctgcctctgtttcactttatgttgctggtaaataatatggttgtagtagtaggctaaagttaaattatttagtatgcactaaggggcagagctttaagagacattttagcttttacattttataagatatattttttgtaagaaccacaattaataaatatatttcagtgaataacttattgttcaaatctgtatataaatatgtacattaagtgttgtaattatattgtaaaatggatggatggatggacgtttaaaacaaaactgttattattaattagtaagtatacattttttgagcctttttagagaaaatcatatcattgtagtaaattatgcaaattcctcgatgatgtcatggtaaccacgcccatagccacgcccccaccgccacaggtatcttggcagtttatgggaaacactgcattattatgcctaattttgttgtgatgccccgctggatgcattaaacaatgtaacaaggttttccaaaataaatcaactcaagttatggaaaaaaatgccaacatggcactgccatatttttctttttgaagtcacaaagtgcattattttttttaacatgcctcaaaacagcagcttggaatttgggacatgctctccctgagagagcatgaagaggttgaggtgggaggggggggggggggtagggggtagcgggaggtgtatattgtagcgtccctgaagagttagtgctgcaaggggttctgggtatttgttatgttgtgttacggtgcggatgttcccccgaaatgtgtttgtcattcttgtttggtgtgggttcacagtgtggcgcatatttgtaactgtgatgcggtcggcggctagcgtcggatagcgcgtctgctatccaaatcaaagtcctcctggttgtgttgctgtagtccgccgctaatacaccgatcccacctacaactttcttctttgcagtcttcattgttcattaaacaaattgcaaaagattcaccaacacagatgtccagaatactgtggaattttgagatgaaaacagagctttttgtatcggattcaatggtgtaccaatacttccggttcaacgattgacgtcacgcgcatacgtcatcatacatagacgttttcaaccggaagtttagcgggaaatttaaaattgcactttataagttaacccggccgtattggcatgtgttgcaatgttaagatttcatcattgatatataaactatcagactgcgtggtcggtagtagtggctttcagtaggcctttaaccctgtgcagaaatggaaatttttgcattgtattatacatcaggaagtgttgtgtaagacagtgttaaaaataaaaccatcaaaagcaatctgcttttgtataaagttaagttaggttaaatgaagttattattattattatttatcttacggtatatcaaaaataatattgagcaaaatttaattgaaacattgtcggtgtggccctccagcagtgctcgggttgcttatgcggcccccggtaaaaattaattccccacccctgatataaaaccttgatggattaattgattggaacttttattagtagattgcacagtacagtacatattccgtacaattgaccactaaatggtaacaccccaataagtttgtcaacttctttaagtcgggctccacgttaatcaattcatggaagTTGGTTACATAGTTTTGTAACCCAaaattaggctgaccatacgtcctcttttccccggacatgtcctcttttggggtgtccgggcggggtttcttaaatgcctcaaatgtccggcattttgaattagggttgcatgtattttcaatgtacgtccagggttaagttaagaaggggttaaaaaaaaaaaaaccttaaggtgcgcgcacgtagcagcattcgtgagggaggggcagagacacagagtgagagagctagtgagtggagacactggagagagacatgagaacaagaaatgccgaaacgtaaatgcaacttcacggatgatttgcgggaaaagtattcgtgttttcgtcctggccgtgacacatgggaagcagaaagcactgtgtgcaaagcaggaacgtgtatatctgtggcaaataaaggggccaacgatctacaagcccatatcgacactacaaagcacaaaacagctgtgcagggcgagagctcgtctgctgttttttgtttacatttaattaacttcttttgaggcattatttatgtttacattatatacaagaggttattttgaatatttctacctctgcactttttttttccaaaactgtgaatgttacagaatataagtgtgacttagaatataagtgtgacttattttgttatactgtcaagcagtgttggcgttaacacactttttgtgtctttttaacgcaatgaaatcagaaaggacgcagattattattattttttaccatttgtggcccacagctaatgttttaaaggcccacggcacattctaaaaatactattaaaatgaacaaaaacataacaaaagtgaaataaaaaagcttaaaggtgaaatgtaatttagaaaaagttgcaatgttgactaataaaacaaagctttttttttttctttcaaacggtcattgttatgttattatgaattattgacctatcaaaggttccgattacttcacatcaaatattccactttaaaaaatatttttggtggaagattttgcatattttgtgtgtttgccataaaaaacattgttttgtctgacaaaaaagggcggaaaacaaacaaacaaaaaaaacaacataaaaaaaaactaaaacgttttgaaatgagggatagatccgaagttgatgtagactccaggggccgtacttatcaagcttcttagaattactcctaaaaagtctgctaagagttgacttaagagtaaataaattattcgctgaaagctgcacttaaaagttagttatcaagcgtcttactcacactttcagcgaagtgtaggactgaatcttaagtgtcacactcagagctgaattacgacattactatgtgccctaaaagcaattttaggtgacgtcatttctgtgtccatagaaatgaccaatcacggaagggaatccgttgtctaagaataaagaaatatcttggaaatatttaagtggacaatgggagtgtatattttgacaataaactacaaaataatacaaaacaaactagtccccgccggcactcacgctaccgctccctctcttctatcgcccacacactcactgacgtcactcacctcacggccacacacatacgctactgtcataacattttctttccaattaattaattaggcaactaatttgaaactggtgtgggtggctctatatatactagcccactgcagacacatgcagaaatcaacaaggaatcgaaaagtattaaatctgtgacaaaaataatatccgctctgtctaaacgataccgtttgatcagctgatcgtcatcaaaaaaaaaaaaacattgttccgttccctgaacattcgcgcacgtctctctcgcctcagtgccatcccctgctggcaactcctaaccacttaagacacctctgaaggtctcttaaatatcgtggagagtaggagtgattcttagacttaagaacgttgataaatagcttttattcttaagtttgagagtaggactaaatttcgcaaattctcaggacttaagtgtaaaatggcactctaagaagcttgataagtacggccccagagatttaagcgttaaatataaaatgtatgtaagccctggcacaccattatcatcatttcatgacccaagcaaaacactttttacacttttatactgaaataaatacacctacaacttattaaataaaaacatagaaaaaactagcagctgtggtaaagtttagatccatgaaggaaagaagaaagtgaatgaatgtttataactgaatacatttacatatgtatacacatttgttttctttctttttttaatgaatgaagtaacgtttatgacaacctttttccaaaacacaatatagaatgtgagatacaacaggataatgcatacatttgtcatttgttttcaaaacgcttacaaaaaagtgggacccaaaaaatttactgtggtaccccatttttatgacttaatggggtccctgggaccctatTTTGAaacttcctagcgccaacactgctgtcaacagaggagaaaaaatgctttatttaaaaatatatattatttataaagcaagttcgagtatcattggcaaattttcacatagtcccggccttggcacgcatatatgtgtcctctttttgggatttcagaatatggtcagcctaccaaAATACAATAATGTCCTCACCCTATTCAAATAAACGTACCTCCTTGCTCCTTCCTCAATAGTTTCTCCATCTTCAACCTTGCCTCCAAAACCGTTCCACCTCCCAGCGGCGAATCCTCGCTTCTTCATGCCCAGCAGGACCCTGCCAGGCTGGACCACCATCACCAGGGTCAACACCTTGGAACTCTGCATCCTATCTGTCTCAGGAAAAATGGAAATTACATTGGAACGACaataagaaatattttttttagtcaaCTGTAGAATCATTACCTGTTGTGTTAATATCCGTCGAAGTCATAACAAGTAATATTTTAGTAAATTCATATGAGGAAATAACGTTAGTCAGTCAAAAACCACGTGTTTCCGCATTCTGGTTTGTGACGTGCCACTCTGAAATATGACCCACTAGAAACAacggtttaaattttttttactaaccTTACACAGATTCAGAACGGAACACCTGAGATGAACATGGACTCGTGCAATATATTGATACTATTTTTACATGAACATAAAAACGCATGGAATAAACAAATATGATTGTGGTGTTAAGAAAATGAATACTAAAGATCACGTGAGAAAAAAATATGCGTAGGTGTGTTGGGATGGGAGGAATACAAGTGACGCACGGACcgccttattttttattttaaatgttttatttttttaatttgttttaattaaatcaacataaaaaacacaagatacacttacaattagtgcaccaacccaaaaaaaactccctctcccatttacactcattcacacaaaaggaccGCCTTATTTATGCTCCGGCCAATCATAGACATCTCCTaaaggtacgcagcatcgagcgctacttcctactggcgctgacgagacgcggggccgccaccttggagtggtgatccgctccactcagtgcaattcatttggcaggggcaatgaactgtcagcgcatttaattcatcttacctcactgaataccattgattttcacatgcttttttttttcattgattgattgattgattgaaacttgtattagcagattgcacagtaaataaatgataaatgggttatacttgtatagcgcttttctaccttcaaggtactcaaagcgctttgacagtatttccacattcacccattcacacacacactgatggagggagctgccatgcaaggcgctacctgcacccatcaggaacaagggtgaagtgtcttgcccaaggacacaacggacgtgactaggatggtagaaggtggggattgaaccccagtaaccagcaaccatccgattgctggcacagccactctaccaacttcgccacaccgtccctagtacagtacatattccgtacaattgaccactaaatggtaacacccgattaagtttttcaacttgtttaagtcagggtccacgtaaattgattcatggtaaaatagaatattcttatatgctatatagacgtccgagatcaaaactgggaatataatcccagagaaggtcatacgtgtagctatgataaaggacacatgttttggcgtgttttgttattcatagtttgcttaacagtaattggattgattgattgattgattgaatgaaacttttattagtagattgcatagtacagtacatattccgtacaattgaccactaaatggtaacacccgaataagttattcaacttgtttaagtcgggctccacgactccacgttaatcaattcatggtaaaatagaatattcttatacgctgtatagacgtccgagatcaaaactgggaatataattccAGAGaaggtcatacgtgtagctatgataaaggacacatgttttggcgtgttttattattcatagttttctTAACagtaatttgattgattgattgattgattgattgattgaatgaaacttttattagtagattgcacagtacagtacatattctgtacaattgaccactaaatggtaacacccgaataagttattcaacttgtttaagtcggggtccacgttaatcaattcattctcaactctgtggtaatattcttttcacaaaatacaaccaatagatagatagatagatagatagatagatagatagatagatagatagatagatagatagatagatagatatatggatagtactttattgattccttcaggagagttccctcaggaaaatttaaattccagcagcagtgtacagaattgagatcgaatttaaaaagtaaaaagtaaataatgggggtataaatggaaaatagaaaaatattacaataagaataaaaataaaaagcaacaatagacatacaaatataacagtaaaataagaatataacaagataaactaggcagtagtgaccatgttatgaaaaagtattgcactgttattgttttgcatcccctcaTCCTAGTACTCCCCCTCcccaggtgtaaaagaaagggcatctctatcctcattcaaaaccgcactaaaagaacacctccaggcaacttcaaccctaaactagcaccctcccccttccacatcccacctccccggattgtaaataatcaaatgtaaataatcaaatgtagatacttattcttatgctttctgatctctctctctctctctctctctctatgtccactatttgctgtacatatcctaccaagtcagacctacactgtttcaatgtccatttctctgatgatgcaattgttgatgactgaagtgttgatatcaaccaaacctaacccccccctccctccacatcccacaccccgcattgtaaatcatgtaaataatttaatgtatatactctgatgattatcttgtgtgatgactattatgctgatctgtatcatgaatcaattgaagtggaccccgacttaaacaagttgaaaaacttattcgggtgttaccatttagtggtcaattgtacagaatatgtactgtacagcgcaatatactaataaaagtttcaatcaatcaatcaatcaaaaccccccagagaggagttgtacagtctaatggcgtgtgggacaaaggagttttttagtctattagtcctgcacttgggatgaagtgTACGACTAATAGTaaaatagtacgttaatgttaaatcttacttgtgaaaagtaatcccccaattgttttctacctgtcaactgtcagtttaggctgctcgccggctcctcatcaccacttcaagatggcggccgaatttctcgcgtcacagcagccaatgctgcgtctacttataagatgcctATGCAGCCAATGGGGAGTTCTATTTCGACGCATGCGCACTCCATCCCACTTCCGGTTTCTCGTCCTTCCAGAAAGCATGTTTACAAGTCCCATACAGCGAAGACTGATCCACCTGACGTGGCGTCACCCGAAGAAGAAAAGTCCCGCGGAAAAAAGGTGGCTCGTCCGCCAGTCGAACGACCCCTACGTCAAAGCTTCGCACGCCGGGAACTTTCGCTGCCGGAGCGCCTTCAAATTGCTGGAGATCGACGACAAGTTCCGGCTCCTTCAGCCGGGATGCAGCGTGGTGGACTGCGGTGCTGCGCCCGGAGCCTGGAGCCAGGTGGCGGTTCATAGGGTCAACGCGGCAGGGACAGGTGTGTAAATATGAACGCTTGGAGTTAttcatattacaaaaaaaaaaaaggataaataatTAACAACCTGCAAACATATAAGCAATATGATGATCCAAACTGCACATGAATACAAATTAATTTTCTAGCACAAAATGCGACTTATTTAGGCTGACCCTATTCTGAAATcccaggacacatatatgcgtgccaaggccgggactatgTGAACATTTGCCAacgatactcgaacttgctttataaataatatatttatttaaataaagcattttttctcctctgtagacagcagtgttggtgctaggaattttcaaaatggggtcccagggaccccatcaagtcagaaaaatggggtcccacagtacatttttggggtcccacttttttgtaaacgttttgaaaaaaaaaagataaacgtatgcattatcctgttatatctcacattctatattgtgttttggaaaaaggttgtcataaatgttacttaattcataaaaaaaaaaaagaaaacaaatgtgtatacatatgtaaatgtattcagttataaacattcattcactttcttctttccttcatggatctaaaccaggggtccccaaactttttgactcgtgggccgcattgggttaaaaaaatttggccgggggccgggctgtatatatatatatatatatatatatatatatatatatatatatatatatatatatatatatatatatatatatattagggctgcaactaacgattaatttgataatcgatcaatctgtcgattattacttcgattaatcgattaataatcggataaaagagacaaactacatttctatcctatacagtattttattgaaaaaaaaacagcatactggcaccatacttattttgattattgtttcttagctgtttgtacatgttgcagttcataaataaaggtttatttaaaaaaaatatttttttttttttaaaaacaacctctgcgcatgcgcataacatagatccaacgaatcgatgactaaattaatcggcaactattttaataatcgattttaatcgatttaatcgattagttgttgcagccctaatatatatatatatatttatatatatatacatacacatacacatatatacattgtctttttaATCCGTTttgacatttaacattgtcacgttatcgatgggaaaatgaatttttagacaatatgatttgcctgagcggctaggagacacagagagtaacaagcggtagaaaatggattagaaaggaaacacttaaaaaaaataaccacttttttttcaacttgggacttcccgtgggccggatcttggatgctggggggccggattcgtagtttggggacccctgatctaaactttaccactgctggtagttttttctctgtttttatttaattagttgtaggtgtatttatttcagtataaaagtgtaaaaagtgttttgcttggctCATgaaatgataatggtgtgccagggcatacatacattttatatttaacgcttaaatctctggagtctacatcaacttcagatctatccctcatttcaaaatgttttaatttttttaatgttttttttttggtttgtgttggttttccgcccttttttgtcaaacaaaactatgtttgtaatggcaaacacacaaaatatgcaaaatcttccaccaaaaatatttttgaaagtggaatatttgatgtgaagtaatgggaaccttggataggtcaataattcataataacattgattttgagcaatgacagtttgaaagaggaaaaaaaacagctttgttttattagtcaacattgcaactttttctaaactacatttaacctttaagcttttttatgttcacttttgttatgtttttgtttattttaatagtatttttagaatgtgccgtgggcctttaaaacattagctgtgggccgcaaatggcctccggggcacacttttgacacccctgctatagataataaaaaattaaatgtgataaatctatggataaaaagcagagcctggcgacgcatgcgcgtttatcataactctctcgctctgtctctgcccctccctcaccaatgctgctgcgcgcacaatttgttttgtttttaaccccttcttaaccctgaacgtacattgaaaatacacgcaaccctaactcaaaatgccggacatttgaggcatttaagaaactccgccgcaaaagaggacatgtccggtgaaaagaggacatatggtcagtctaACTTATTGTCTTATTACATTAATGtacaatatattacttttaaGCATATATGACTACAAATGCAACATAATTAAATTATTGAGCTAAATACAacaatattacatgtatttaaaATAATTCTGTTTCAACTGAAGATTCAAAGTTACCCTGTGGTACGGTCCTCGGCATTGACCTCCAAAACATGCACGCTCTGGATGGCGCCCACTTCCTGTCCAGCCACGACGTCACCGACCCCGCCACGCACGCCAAGCTCTCCCGCCTGCTCCCCGGGGGCCAGGCTCATCTCCTCCTCAGTGACATGGCCCCCAACGCCAGCGGCTTCCGGGACCTGGACCACGAGAGAGTCGTCACGCTGTGCTTTTCTCTCCTGGACTTGGCCGAGAAGATCCTGCGGCCTGGAGGTTCTCTCCTGTGCAAGTACTGGGACGGGTCCCTGGCCGGTGGACTCCAGGATAAACTCTCGCTTGCGTTTGGTAGCGTACAGAGTTTAAAGCCAAACGCAAGCCGGAAGGACTCTGCGGAGAGGTATTTCCTCGCCAGGAAGTACAGTAAAGTTAAGGGATAGAGGATTTTAATACCACTGCCAGTTTGTTTCCACcactgtttgaaaataaaaactcaGGACAGGAGGttaaaaatgccttttctgattaaattagtgggtgtttTCTCCCAGTCGGGGTTAATACAGTAGTTCACAGGTGTCACACTCCATAAACCCCTGAAATAATATGAGTCAATAAAGCATTTTATTATTTACTAAATGTAACCTTTTCATTGTGACAGACAGAAATACATGTATTGTATGCTATCTAGTATATTTTAAACTGTATTGCATGTAATGCAACAAATACAAtactacaggggtcaccaacctttttgaaaccaagagctacttcttgggtagtgattaatgcgaagggctaccagtttgatacacacttaaataaattgccagaaatagccaatttgctcaatttacctttaactccatgttattattaataattaatgatatttacacttaattgaaaggtttaaaagaggacaaaacatgaaaaaaaatgacaattaaattttgaaacatagtttatcttcaatttccactctttaaaattcaaaattcaaccgaaaaaaaagaagagaaaaactagctaattcgattctttttgaaaaatttcaaaaaataatttatggaacatcgttagtaatttttcctgattaagattaattttagaattttgatgacatgttttaaataggttaaaatcaaatctgcactttgttagaatatataacaaattggaccaagctatatttctaacaaagacaaatcattatttcttctagattttccagaacaaaaattttaaaagaaattcaaaagactttgaaataagatttaaatttgattctacagattttctagatttgccagaataatttttttgaattttaatcataataagtttgaagaaatatttcacaaatattttttggcGAAAAAcccgaagctaaaatgaagaattaaattaaaatgtatttattattatttacaataaaaaacataaatttacttgaacattgatttaaattgtcaggaaagaagaggaaggaatttaaaaggtaaaaaggtatatgtgtttaaaaatcctaaaatcatttttaaggttgtattttttctctaaaattgtctttctgaaagttataaga
This genomic interval from Entelurus aequoreus isolate RoL-2023_Sb linkage group LG06, RoL_Eaeq_v1.1, whole genome shotgun sequence contains the following:
- the LOC133651425 gene encoding rRNA methyltransferase 2, mitochondrial-like — protein: MFTSPIQRRLIHLTWRHPKKKSPAEKRWLVRQSNDPYVKASHAGNFRCRSAFKLLEIDDKFRLLQPGCSVVDCGAAPGAWSQVAVHRVNAAGTDSKLPCGTVLGIDLQNMHALDGAHFLSSHDVTDPATHAKLSRLLPGGQAHLLLSDMAPNASGFRDLDHERVVTLCFSLLDLAEKILRPGGSLLCKYWDGSLAGGLQDKLSLAFGSVQSLKPNASRKDSAERYFLARKYSKVKG
- the LOC133651805 gene encoding oxidized purine nucleoside triphosphate hydrolase-like encodes the protein MTSTDINTTDRMQSSKVLTLVMVVQPGRVLLGMKKRGFAAGRWNGFGGKVEDGETIEEGARRELLEESGLTVDALEKVGNIKFEFVGETQLLDVHIFRADSYNGEPIETEEMRPQWFDWDKIPYSQMWPDDIMWFPMLLQKKKFSGYMLFQGHDVILSHKLEEVDEL